A stretch of DNA from Catenulispora acidiphila DSM 44928:
ATCACGCGCTGTCCGTTGGAAGTGCAGGACTGCTTGCTCTCGCCGTTGTCGGACCGCGTGATGGCGGTCCCGGAGCTCACCGGCGAGGACGCGCTGGTCTTCGCCCGCGAAGGCTTCAACATCATCGCCACGGCGAACACCCGCGACCGCGGCGTGAACGAGATGAGCGCGGCGCTGAAGCGGCGCTTCAACTTCGAGACCGTGTTCGCGATCAGCGATTTCGCCACCGAACTCGCGCTCGTCGAGCAGGAGGCGACGCATCTGTTGCAGGGCTCCGGCGTCACGGTCCCGCCGCGCCGGGATGTGTTGGAGGTGCTGGTCACCGCGTTCCGCGAACTGCGCGGCGGCAAAACCGAGCGCGGGGACGCGATGGAGCGGCTCTCTTCGGTGATGAGCACCGCCGAGGCGGTCTCGGTGGCGCACGCGGTGGGTCTGCGCGGCTGGTTCCTGCGCGGAGACGCCGGGAGCGCCTCGGACATCGTGGAGTGCCTGGCCGGTACCGCGGCTAAGGACAACAACGACGACTTGGCCAAGCTGCGCACGTATCTGGAGCAGCACGCGCAGCGGCGCAAGGGCGACCAGTGGCAGGAGCTCTATGACGCCCGGCACCGGCTGCCCGGGTGATGACGTCCTCTGAGAAGGTGTCCGGGACCTTGGCTGAGCACGCGATCGGGGATGGGACTGAGGGCGTTGTCGGGAACGTGATCGGGAACGTGATCGGGAACGTGATCGGGAACCTGACCGTCATCGGCGTCCGGCACCACAGCCCGGCGTGCGCGGGACTGGTCCGCGAGGCGATCGAGCGGCTGCGGCCGGCGCACGTGCTCATCGAGGGCCCGTCGGACATGAACGACCGGATCGGGGAGTTCCTGCTCGGCCACGAGCTGCCGGTCGCGGTGTTCACCTCGGTGCGGGTCGGCTCGTCCGCGCGCGGCTCGTGGTCGCCGTTCTGCGCGTACTCGCCGGAATGGGTCGCGCTGACCGAGGGCACGCGGGCCGGCGCCGAGGTGCGCTTCATCGACCTGCCGGCCTGGCATCCGGCGTTCTCGGTGCTGACCAACCGGTACGCCGACGCCGAGCTGCGGTTCACCGAGGTGGTGGACGAGCTGTGCCGGCAGTTCGGCATGGACAACATCGACACGCTGTGGGACCACATCGCGGAGATGGAGGCCGGGCAGACCTCGGCGGCCGAGCTCGGCGAGCGGTTGAACACGTACTTCGACCTGGTGCGGACGGCTTCTGAGGCGGACCGGCAGCCGGGTGGGGGTTCTGGCACGGATTCGGACGGCGGTCCGAGCGGCGATCCCGGCGGTGGTCTTGGCGGTGATCCCAGCGGTGATTCAGGCGGTGACTCGAGCGAGCTGACCTCGGACGAGATCCGCGAGGCGTACATGGCGCGCTGGATCTCGGGGGCACTGCGGCAGAGCCCTGACAGGCCGGTCCTGGTGGTGTGCGGCGGGTTCCACCGGCCGGCGCTGATGCGGCTCGCGGCCGAGGCGCTGTCGCGTCCCGGCGATGCCGCGTGGCCGAAAGCCGAGCCGGCGCCTGCGGAATCCACCGCCAGCTACCTCGTTCCCTACTCGTTCAAGCGCCTCGACTCCTTCGACGGCTACCAGTCCGGCATGCCGTCGCCGGGGTACTACCAGCGGCTGTGGGAACTGGGACCGAGCGGCGCGGCCGCGGCGCTGACCGAGGACGTCGTGCTGCGGCTGCGCAAGCGCAGCCAGCGGGTCTCGACCGCCGACCTCATCGCGGCGCGGGTCAACGGCGAGGGCTTGGCAGCCGTGCGGGGACACCGGTATCCGGCTCGCGCTGACCTGCTCGACGGCCTGGTCTCGGCGCTCGTCACCGAGGCGCTGGACCAGCCGCTGCCGTGGACCGGCCGCCGGCTGCTGGCGCCGGGGACGCATCCGGCGGTCGTGGAGATGGTCGCGGCGCTGTCCGGCGACCAGGTCGGACGGCTGCATCCCGACACGCCGCTGCCGCCGCTCGTGCACGACGCCGAGGCGGAGTTGGAGCGGCACGGGCTGGCGGATAAGAAGTCTGCGACGCTGGACCTGACCGTTGACAGCGAACGGGAATCCTCGCGGCTGTTGCACCGTCTCAGGGTTCTGCGCATCCCCGGCTACGACCGGGTCTCGGGACCGGATCCGGCGGCCGAGGACAGCACGTTCACCGAGGAGTGGCGGATCACCACCGAGCGGGACCGGCTTGCCGCGCTGATCGAGGCCGGGGGATACGGTCCGACCGTCGAGCTGGCGGCGACGGCGCGGCTCGGGGAGCGCGTGCAGGGCGGCGGAGGCCTGGAGGCGGCGGCGCTGGCGCTTTTCGACGCGGTGCTGTGCGGGATCGAGGACCTGTCGCAGGAGGTGCTGGGCTCGTTGTCGCAGTCGGTGGGCGCCGGCAACGACGTCGAGCCGCTGGGGGAGGTGCTGGCGGCCGTGCTCGGCTTGTGGCGGCACGACCAGCTGCTCGCGGCTCAGGAGTCTGCGACGCTCGGGACGGTCATCGACGCTTCGGTGGACCGGCTGTTGTGGCTGGTGGAATCGGCGCCGGGAGCTGCGGGGGCGCCTGCTCAGCCGCGCCGGATCGCGGCCGTGCGCTCGGTGCGGGACGCCGTCCGGCACGCGGCGGCACGGCTCGAGCTGGACACGGTGCGTGCGCTGGAGGTCATGGCGCGCATCGCGGACAACGCGGAGGCCGCCCCGGATCTGCGCGGTGCGGCGTTCGGCTTCGGCTGGTCGCTGGGCACGCCGCCGCCGGATGCCGAGCGCACGATCCGTGCCGCCGGGAGCCCGGCGAGCCTCGGGGACTGGCTCGGCGGGCTGTTCGCGCTGGCGCGGGAGCAGTGTCTGGAGGAGGCGTCGGTGCTGCCGGTGCTGAACGATCTCGTTACGGCGATGACGGATCGGGACTTGTTGGTGGCTCTGCCGGCACTGCGGCAGGCGTTCGGCTACTTCCCGCCGCGCGAGCGGGAGACGATCGCCGGGCAGGTGCTGCGGCTGCACGGGGTCGAGGACTCGGTGCGGTCGCTGGT
This window harbors:
- a CDS encoding ATP-binding protein → MTAKHTAGTAAAQYSPGADPGGKRVQRPAAEVRYAAELAQLAADDQGERPPGWALSLRAARRFILGDEQAGISRKFVGDPSLIDRALVSLATSRGLMLVGEPGTAKSLLSELLAAAVSGDSTLTVQGGAATTEDQIKYSWNYALLVADGPSTKSLVPAPLYRGMTEGRVVRFEEITRCPLEVQDCLLSPLSDRVMAVPELTGEDALVFAREGFNIIATANTRDRGVNEMSAALKRRFNFETVFAISDFATELALVEQEATHLLQGSGVTVPPRRDVLEVLVTAFRELRGGKTERGDAMERLSSVMSTAEAVSVAHAVGLRGWFLRGDAGSASDIVECLAGTAAKDNNDDLAKLRTYLEQHAQRRKGDQWQELYDARHRLPG
- a CDS encoding DUF5682 family protein; the protein is MTSSEKVSGTLAEHAIGDGTEGVVGNVIGNVIGNVIGNLTVIGVRHHSPACAGLVREAIERLRPAHVLIEGPSDMNDRIGEFLLGHELPVAVFTSVRVGSSARGSWSPFCAYSPEWVALTEGTRAGAEVRFIDLPAWHPAFSVLTNRYADAELRFTEVVDELCRQFGMDNIDTLWDHIAEMEAGQTSAAELGERLNTYFDLVRTASEADRQPGGGSGTDSDGGPSGDPGGGLGGDPSGDSGGDSSELTSDEIREAYMARWISGALRQSPDRPVLVVCGGFHRPALMRLAAEALSRPGDAAWPKAEPAPAESTASYLVPYSFKRLDSFDGYQSGMPSPGYYQRLWELGPSGAAAALTEDVVLRLRKRSQRVSTADLIAARVNGEGLAAVRGHRYPARADLLDGLVSALVTEALDQPLPWTGRRLLAPGTHPAVVEMVAALSGDQVGRLHPDTPLPPLVHDAEAELERHGLADKKSATLDLTVDSERESSRLLHRLRVLRIPGYDRVSGPDPAAEDSTFTEEWRITTERDRLAALIEAGGYGPTVELAATARLGERVQGGGGLEAAALALFDAVLCGIEDLSQEVLGSLSQSVGAGNDVEPLGEVLAAVLGLWRHDQLLAAQESATLGTVIDASVDRLLWLVESAPGAAGAPAQPRRIAAVRSVRDAVRHAAARLELDTVRALEVMARIADNAEAAPDLRGAAFGFGWSLGTPPPDAERTIRAAGSPASLGDWLGGLFALAREQCLEEASVLPVLNDLVTAMTDRDLLVALPALRQAFGYFPPRERETIAGQVLRLHGVEDSVRSLVRAKIDDPVALARGRELDSHVQAVLEREGLIR